One segment of Candidatus Pelagibacter ubique HTCC1062 DNA contains the following:
- a CDS encoding WbuC family cupin fold metalloprotein produces the protein MKIIINKKKISNYTERVFSDIFVLKSKYIKILKTKADKSNNKSYRILFHKNNSHLTHEMMICFKKNAVVPVHKHPGKRSESYHIVEGSMDVYFFKDNGKPIGYISLSKKNNQIFYRLSSSKFHLLVPTSEYLIYHETVTGPFLSKADIIYPKWSANFNEISKINSFIKKNKNVIKKL, from the coding sequence ATGAAAATAATAATAAATAAAAAAAAAATATCTAATTACACAGAAAGAGTATTTAGTGATATTTTTGTTCTAAAATCAAAATATATAAAAATTCTTAAAACTAAAGCAGATAAATCAAATAATAAAAGTTATAGGATTTTATTCCACAAAAATAACAGTCATCTTACTCATGAAATGATGATTTGCTTTAAAAAAAATGCAGTTGTACCAGTACATAAACATCCGGGTAAAAGAAGTGAATCTTACCATATAGTAGAGGGATCAATGGATGTTTATTTTTTTAAAGATAATGGAAAGCCAATTGGCTACATAAGCTTATCTAAAAAAAATAATCAAATTTTTTATAGACTTTCATCATCTAAGTTTCACCTTTTAGTACCCACAAGTGAATATTTAATTTATCATGAAACAGTAACTGGGCCATTTCTTTCTAAAGCTGATATAATTTATCCTAAGTGGTCTGCAAATTTTAATGAAATCTCGAAAATAAATTCATTTATTAAAAAAAATAAAAATGTTATTAAAAAATTATAA